Within Leptotrichia hongkongensis, the genomic segment TTAAGCCCTTTTGCTAAAATCTTTCTATCGTGAAGAAGTGCCACATGTGTTACTGACGGCATAATTTCCTCAATCTGGTGAGTTACATAAATAAATGGTATTGCATTGTCATTTTTGGAATTTTCCTCAAGCACTTTCAAAAAATACTCCCTCGAAGTTACATCAAGCCCTGAACAAGGCTCATCCAATATAAGCAAATCAGGCTCATTCATAAACGCTCTTGCAAGCAATGTCCGTCGTTGCTCCCCTTGCGACAAAGTTCCAAAACGATTATTTTTTATATACGAAATCTTAAAATCCTCAATAATCTTATCCGCCTTTTCCCTATCCTCATCGGTAACTTCATCATAAATCCCAATAGAACTAAACTTTCCAGAAATTACAACATCTTCCAGTTTTTCGCCATTTAATGTGCTTGAAAAATTATTTAATGTGGAACTTACAAATCCAACTCGATTCTTTATTTTTTTCCAAGAATAATTACCAAATTTATGCCCAAAAACTCTCACTTCTCCAGAAGTTGGAAAAATGTAGGCTGGTATCATTCCAAGAAGAGTTGACTTTCCAGAACCATTAAGCCCCAGAAGTACCCAATTTTCACCTTTATTTATATGCCAGTCAATTCCTTTCAGTATTTCTCTGCCATTACGCTTAAAAGTTACATTTTCATAGTGTAATATTTCTTCCATAAAAATATCCTTCTTTTTCCAAAATTTTTAAATCCTATTAGCAATTTCAGTTCCCATTTCATCAGTTCCAACTTTCTTCATACCATCTGTATAAATATCAGCTGTTCTAAATCCTGCTTCCAGCACTTCTTCCACAGCTTTTTCTATCGCATCAGCCTCTTTTTGAAGATTAAATGAATATCTTAACATCATTACTGCTGAAAGTATTGTCGCTATTGGGTTTGCAATATTTTTTCCAGCAATATCAGGTGCTGAACCGTGACTTGGTTCAT encodes:
- a CDS encoding ABC transporter ATP-binding protein, whose product is MEEILHYENVTFKRNGREILKGIDWHINKGENWVLLGLNGSGKSTLLGMIPAYIFPTSGEVRVFGHKFGNYSWKKIKNRVGFVSSTLNNFSSTLNGEKLEDVVISGKFSSIGIYDEVTDEDREKADKIIEDFKISYIKNNRFGTLSQGEQRRTLLARAFMNEPDLLILDEPCSGLDVTSREYFLKVLEENSKNDNAIPFIYVTHQIEEIMPSVTHVALLHDRKILAKGLKKDILTGKLLSQMFGLDVKIVWENERPWLIVR